The Brachypodium distachyon chloroplast, complete genome DNA window AGGGAAATACCCCAATATCTTGGGTAGGAACAAGATATTGGGTATTTCTCGCTTTTCTTTTCTTCAAAAATTCTTATATGTTAGCGGAAAAACCTTATCCATTAATAGCGGGAACTTCAAGAGCAGCTAGATCTAGAGGGAAGTTGTGAGCATTACGTTCGTGCATTACTTCCATACCAAGATTAGCACGGTTGATGATATCAGCCCAAGTATTAATAACGCGACCTTGACTATCAACTACAGATTGGTTGAAATTGAATCCATTTAGGTTGAACGCCATAGTACTAATACCTAAAGCAGTGAACCAGATTCCTACTACAGGCCAAGCAGCCAAGAAGAAGTGTAAAGAACGAGAGTTGTTGAAACTAGCATATTGGAAGATTAATCGGCCAAAATAACCATGAGCAGCCACAATATTATAAGTCTCTTCCTCTTGACCAAATTTGTAACCCTCATTAGCAGATTCATTTTCAGTAGTTTCCCTGATCAAACTAGAGGTTACCAAGGAACCATGCATAGCACTGAATAGGGAACCGCCGAAAACACCAGCTACACCTAACATGTGAAATGGATGCATAAGGATGTTGTGCTCGGCCTGGAATACAATCATAAAGTTGAAAGTACCAGATATTCCTAAAGGCATACCATCAGAGAAGCTTCCTTGACCAA harbors:
- the psbA gene encoding photosystem II protein D1 codes for the protein MTAILERRESTSLWGRFCNWITSTENRLYIGWFGVLMIPTLLTATSVFIIAFIAAPPVDIDGIREPVSGSLLYGNNIISGAIIPTSAAIGLHFYPIWEAASVDEWLYNGGPYELIVLHFLLGVACYMGREWELSFRLGMRPWIAVAYSAPVAAATAVFLIYPIGQGSFSDGMPLGISGTFNFMIVFQAEHNILMHPFHMLGVAGVFGGSLFSAMHGSLVTSSLIRETTENESANEGYKFGQEEETYNIVAAHGYFGRLIFQYASFNNSRSLHFFLAAWPVVGIWFTALGISTMAFNLNGFNFNQSVVDSQGRVINTWADIINRANLGMEVMHERNAHNFPLDLAALEVPAING